A genomic window from Luteolibacter sp. LG18 includes:
- a CDS encoding catalase, translating to MKPTLTTTAGNPVADNQNSLSAGPRGPLLLQDYQLIEKLAHQNRERIPERVVHAKGSGAFGTFTVTHDITKYSKAAIFSQVGKQTETLLRFSTVAGERGAADAERDVRGFALKFYTDEGNWDLVGNNTPVFFVRDPLKFPDFIHTQKRHPRTNLRSATAMWDFWSLSPESLHQVTILMSDRGLPKSYRHVNGYGSHTYSLLNAAGERFWVKFHFKTRQGIETMTNAESEQVIAKDRESSQRDLYEAIERGDFPRWDVKIQVMPEADAETYHLNPFDLTKVWPHGDYPLIDVGVLELNRNPANYFQEIEQSAFSPSNIVPGIGFSPDKMLQARIFSYADAHRYRVGTWYEALPVNRPKSAANHYHQDGAMNFATPAASDAYYEPNSFNGPIEHERFAEPPLKISGDADRYNHREGNDDYTQPGNLFRLMSDAQQQALFGNIAAAMDGVPLPIIHRQLAHFHKADPAYAAGVAKALEIDWTASGAYPNEPVGAGSA from the coding sequence ATGAAACCGACCCTTACCACCACCGCAGGCAATCCCGTCGCCGACAACCAGAACTCCCTCAGCGCCGGACCGCGCGGTCCGCTGCTGCTGCAGGACTACCAGCTCATTGAGAAGCTCGCCCACCAGAACCGCGAGCGCATCCCCGAGCGCGTGGTTCATGCGAAGGGCTCCGGCGCGTTCGGCACTTTCACCGTGACCCACGACATCACGAAGTACTCGAAGGCCGCCATCTTCTCCCAGGTTGGCAAGCAGACGGAAACGCTGCTGCGCTTCTCCACCGTGGCCGGTGAACGCGGCGCGGCCGATGCCGAGCGCGACGTGCGCGGCTTCGCGCTGAAGTTCTACACCGACGAGGGCAACTGGGATCTGGTGGGCAACAACACGCCCGTCTTCTTCGTTCGCGATCCTCTGAAATTCCCGGACTTCATTCACACCCAGAAACGCCATCCGCGCACCAACCTGCGCAGCGCCACCGCGATGTGGGATTTCTGGTCGCTCTCTCCGGAGAGTCTGCACCAGGTCACCATCCTGATGTCGGACCGCGGCCTGCCGAAGAGCTACCGCCACGTCAACGGCTACGGTTCCCACACTTACTCGCTGCTGAATGCCGCGGGCGAACGCTTCTGGGTGAAGTTCCACTTCAAGACCCGCCAGGGCATCGAGACCATGACCAATGCCGAAAGCGAACAGGTCATCGCCAAGGACCGCGAATCGTCGCAGCGCGATCTCTACGAGGCGATCGAGCGGGGCGATTTCCCGAGGTGGGACGTGAAGATCCAGGTGATGCCGGAGGCCGATGCGGAGACGTACCACCTCAATCCCTTCGATCTCACCAAGGTCTGGCCGCACGGCGACTACCCGCTCATCGACGTGGGCGTGCTGGAGCTGAACCGCAACCCCGCGAACTATTTCCAGGAGATCGAGCAATCGGCCTTCTCCCCTTCCAACATCGTGCCGGGCATCGGCTTCTCGCCGGATAAAATGCTCCAGGCCCGCATCTTCTCCTACGCGGACGCCCACCGCTACCGCGTCGGCACCTGGTATGAGGCCCTGCCGGTGAACCGTCCGAAGTCCGCGGCCAACCACTACCACCAGGACGGCGCGATGAACTTCGCCACGCCCGCCGCCAGCGACGCCTACTACGAACCGAATAGCTTCAACGGTCCCATCGAGCACGAGCGCTTCGCCGAGCCGCCGCTGAAAATCTCCGGCGATGCGGACCGCTACAACCACCGCGAGGGCAACGACGACTACACCCAGCCCGGCAACCTGTTCCGCCTGATGAGCGATGCCCAGCAGCAGGCGCTCTTCGGCAACATCGCCGCCGCCATGGACGGCGTGCCGCTTCCAATCATCCACCGCCAGCTCGCTCACTTCCACAAGGCCGACCCTGCCTACGCCGCTGGCGTGGCGAAGGCCCTGGAAATCGACTGGACCGCCAGCGGCGCTTACCCGAACGAGCCGGTCGGAGCTGGCAGCGCCTGA
- a CDS encoding LysR substrate-binding domain-containing protein — protein MEIRQLELLRAILEEGSLTAAAKRCHLSQPALSQQIQALEAELGEPLLIRKPRGVEPTAAGTLLMEHAGRILEETERVKDAFTGRRELQSGRVAFGIIPTIAPYLLPRLLGPFRKRFPGIDLAVSEARTADLIPQVVSGAIEFAILSDVAEAERKRWSLHLRELFREPLLLAAPADHPLATRKAPPTPADLDASELIHLQGGHCLSDRTLRVCKIREPNPGLRCDQLSTALAMVAAGLGVTVVPKLAVRDLGDGVVFRPFAREGLHRVISLMKRRGTGTSPAAGELLRLFTKG, from the coding sequence ATGGAAATCCGCCAGCTCGAACTCCTGCGCGCGATCCTCGAGGAGGGATCGCTCACCGCCGCGGCGAAACGCTGCCATCTCTCGCAGCCCGCCCTCAGCCAGCAGATCCAGGCGCTGGAGGCGGAGCTGGGCGAACCGCTGCTGATCCGCAAGCCGCGCGGCGTGGAACCCACCGCCGCGGGCACGCTGCTGATGGAGCACGCCGGACGCATCTTGGAGGAAACGGAGCGGGTGAAGGATGCCTTCACCGGGCGGCGCGAGCTCCAGTCCGGGCGGGTGGCGTTCGGGATCATCCCCACCATAGCGCCCTACCTGTTGCCGCGCTTGCTGGGACCGTTCCGGAAGCGGTTTCCCGGGATCGACCTCGCGGTGTCCGAGGCCCGCACCGCGGATCTGATCCCGCAGGTGGTGTCAGGCGCGATCGAGTTCGCGATCCTCAGCGACGTGGCGGAAGCGGAGCGCAAACGCTGGTCGCTGCACCTGCGCGAGTTGTTCCGCGAGCCGCTGCTGCTGGCCGCCCCGGCGGATCATCCGCTGGCGACCCGTAAAGCCCCGCCGACGCCCGCGGACCTGGATGCGTCGGAGTTGATCCACCTTCAGGGCGGGCACTGTCTTTCCGACCGCACGCTGCGGGTGTGCAAGATCCGCGAGCCGAATCCCGGGCTGCGCTGCGACCAGCTCTCGACCGCGCTGGCGATGGTCGCCGCAGGTCTGGGGGTGACCGTGGTGCCGAAGCTAGCGGTGCGGGACCTCGGGGATGGGGTCGTGTTCCGGCCGTTTGCAAGGGAGGGATTGCACCGGGTGATCAGCCTGATGAAACGCCGCGGCACGGGGACCAGCCCGGCAGCGGGGGAGTTGCTGAGGCTCTTCACCAAGGGGTAG
- a CDS encoding DEAD/DEAH box helicase → MPTTAAIRDYLENLLWQERFDEEHLAAGQKLKSKVRELAAERPDDNNLTLRATVAGEDCEVPLWVAGDGWQFETNCSCEFGRFCPHAAAILTEASKPKTLVRVLEGATVRSRQAPELATAAELVPAPEDIPHVEIAPAFHLSLVRESTDSKVIRLLLQALKMPDQGDWVVARPFAIYGEHRIPLAGTAAPREFRVDTKKGPLVIRRDVAAEYNAVQTLQQVGLGSLAGHAEFRFLLSLAGKKGSAKEAGLWFPSPVHGPINEFWPWLRSRGRELLEAAKWTFEVDRDVGYDVIDLDPDNWVFTLEDDSTGWFHLSVGIEVAGKSIDLLPILAALLDKGALEESLEFPADGHFLHYLPDGTALRLPAARVRKILKHFAALIDPRRFKGGKMPLHPLDAAALGLAEFGIEPPPRLAELAEKLNGFEGINPEPPPEGLKAELRPYQLSGFRWMQFLARHELHGILADDMGLGKTLQTITHILAEKASGRNAKRPSLVIAPTSVVPNWQAEIRKFAPELRILLLDGPERKKYFRSIPYADVVLTSFALLQRDIDKLAEHSFHLAVLDEAQNIKNPSAKVAQAACKLNARHRLCLSGTPVENHLGELWSQLKFLMPGFLGSQEDFNRRFRTPIERNGDEERQAALKKRVAPLILRRTKDQVAKELPPKTELVHMVELTSGQKDLYETIRAAMDKRVRQAIAARGFDKSQMVFLEALMKLRQICCDPRLLKLEGESKLEAELAGSGKLDYLFELLETLVEEGRRTLLFSQFTSMLQIIEDGLKARKISFLKLTGESKNRGGLVKEFQEGDASVFLISLKAGGTGLNLVAADTVIHYDPWWNPAAEAQATDRAYRIGQDKPVFVHKLICQGTVEERIHKLQQQKSQLANALLADADVSTRLDSNTLGALLAPME, encoded by the coding sequence TTGCCCACCACCGCCGCCATCCGTGACTACCTCGAAAACCTCCTCTGGCAGGAGCGTTTCGACGAGGAGCACCTGGCCGCCGGGCAGAAGCTGAAAAGCAAGGTCCGCGAGCTGGCCGCCGAGCGGCCGGACGACAACAACCTGACGCTGCGGGCCACCGTGGCCGGGGAGGACTGCGAGGTGCCGCTGTGGGTGGCCGGGGACGGCTGGCAGTTCGAAACGAACTGCTCGTGCGAGTTCGGCCGGTTCTGCCCGCACGCCGCGGCGATCCTGACCGAGGCTTCGAAACCGAAAACGCTGGTCCGGGTGCTGGAGGGCGCGACCGTCCGCAGCCGCCAGGCCCCTGAGCTCGCGACCGCCGCCGAGCTGGTGCCCGCGCCCGAGGACATCCCGCACGTCGAGATCGCCCCCGCCTTCCATCTTTCACTGGTCCGCGAGTCCACCGACTCGAAGGTGATCCGACTGCTGCTCCAGGCGTTGAAAATGCCGGACCAGGGCGACTGGGTGGTCGCGCGCCCGTTCGCGATCTACGGCGAGCATCGTATCCCGCTGGCCGGCACGGCCGCGCCACGTGAATTCCGCGTGGACACGAAAAAGGGGCCGCTGGTGATCCGGCGCGACGTGGCGGCGGAATACAACGCGGTGCAGACGCTCCAGCAGGTGGGTCTCGGCAGCCTGGCGGGCCACGCCGAGTTCCGTTTCCTGCTATCGCTGGCCGGGAAGAAAGGTTCCGCGAAGGAGGCGGGCCTGTGGTTCCCCTCGCCGGTGCACGGCCCGATCAACGAGTTCTGGCCGTGGCTGCGTTCGCGCGGCCGCGAGCTGCTGGAAGCGGCGAAATGGACCTTCGAGGTGGATCGCGACGTGGGCTACGACGTGATCGACCTCGACCCGGACAACTGGGTGTTCACCCTCGAGGACGACTCCACCGGCTGGTTCCACCTCTCGGTAGGCATCGAGGTGGCGGGCAAGTCGATCGACCTGCTGCCGATCCTCGCCGCGCTGCTCGACAAGGGCGCGCTGGAGGAATCGCTGGAGTTCCCCGCCGACGGCCACTTCCTGCACTACCTGCCGGACGGCACCGCGCTGCGCCTGCCCGCCGCGCGGGTGCGGAAGATTCTCAAGCATTTCGCCGCGCTGATCGACCCGCGCCGGTTCAAGGGCGGCAAGATGCCGCTGCACCCGCTCGACGCCGCCGCGCTGGGACTGGCCGAGTTCGGGATCGAGCCGCCGCCGCGCCTCGCCGAGCTGGCGGAGAAGCTCAACGGCTTCGAGGGCATCAACCCGGAACCGCCGCCGGAGGGGCTGAAGGCCGAGCTGCGTCCGTACCAGCTCTCCGGTTTCCGCTGGATGCAGTTCCTCGCCCGCCACGAGCTTCACGGCATCCTGGCCGACGACATGGGCCTCGGCAAAACGCTCCAGACCATCACCCACATCCTCGCGGAGAAAGCCAGCGGCCGCAATGCGAAGCGGCCGTCGCTGGTGATCGCGCCGACGAGCGTGGTGCCGAACTGGCAGGCGGAGATCCGGAAGTTCGCCCCCGAGCTGCGGATCCTGCTGCTCGATGGCCCGGAGCGGAAAAAGTACTTCCGCTCGATCCCCTACGCGGACGTGGTCCTCACCTCGTTCGCCCTGCTCCAGCGCGACATCGACAAGCTCGCCGAGCATTCGTTCCACCTCGCGGTGCTGGACGAGGCGCAGAACATCAAGAACCCGTCGGCGAAGGTCGCGCAGGCCGCGTGCAAGCTCAACGCCCGCCACCGCCTGTGCCTGTCCGGCACGCCGGTGGAGAACCACCTCGGCGAACTGTGGAGCCAGCTCAAGTTCCTGATGCCCGGTTTCCTCGGCAGCCAGGAGGATTTCAACCGCCGCTTCCGCACGCCGATCGAGCGCAATGGCGACGAGGAACGCCAGGCCGCGCTGAAAAAGCGCGTGGCCCCGCTGATCCTGCGCCGCACCAAGGACCAGGTGGCGAAGGAACTGCCGCCGAAGACCGAGCTGGTCCACATGGTCGAGCTGACCTCCGGCCAAAAGGATCTCTACGAAACCATCCGCGCCGCCATGGACAAGCGGGTGCGCCAGGCGATCGCGGCTCGCGGTTTCGACAAGTCGCAGATGGTGTTCCTGGAGGCGCTGATGAAGCTGCGCCAGATCTGCTGCGACCCGCGGCTGCTGAAGCTCGAAGGCGAGTCGAAGCTGGAGGCGGAACTCGCCGGCTCCGGCAAGCTGGACTACCTCTTCGAACTACTGGAGACGCTGGTCGAGGAAGGCCGCCGCACGCTGCTGTTCTCCCAGTTCACCTCGATGCTCCAGATCATCGAGGACGGGCTGAAGGCGCGGAAGATCTCGTTCCTGAAACTCACCGGTGAATCGAAGAACCGCGGCGGGCTGGTGAAGGAGTTCCAGGAGGGCGATGCCTCGGTGTTCCTGATCTCGCTGAAGGCGGGCGGCACCGGTCTCAACCTGGTGGCGGCGGACACCGTGATCCACTACGACCCATGGTGGAACCCCGCCGCCGAAGCCCAGGCCACCGACCGCGCCTACCGGATCGGCCAGGACAAGCCGGTCTTCGTCCACAAGCTGATCTGCCAGGGCACGGTCGAGGAGCGCATCCACAAGCTCCAGCAGCAGAAGAGCCAGCTCGCCAACGCCCTGCTCGCCGACGCGGACGTCTCCACCCGCCTCGACTCGAACACCCTCGGCGCGCTGCTGGCCCCGATGGAGTGA
- a CDS encoding AAA family ATPase yields MLRTLHLRGYRSLLDFRLELGRVTVVTGGNGVGKSNLYRALAMMQRMAEGNFAAAIAAEGGMPSVAWAGQRKKDKPIRVEWELEHDFFHYTMECGLVPTVPGQDTDFRTDPDLKQESLRLHQKGKGREVARRKGPAVQLRNREGVFESSPLPLHAPESMLSEIRDGIEFPGLSAAREILLSWRFYHQFRTDLDSILRRPQVGAWSPVLAHDGANLAATLRTIVETGRGEPLREAVEQGFPGTRWRTLDANARFQLQILRPGLKRWMDASELSDGTLRFFCLCAALLTPKPPPLIVLNEPENSLHAGLMPALAGLIAAVPPETQLIVVTHSEALAREIGERTDSRKIDLINQDGETRLAEHAGPRRVWTFSGRDEDDD; encoded by the coding sequence ATGCTCCGCACCCTCCACCTCCGCGGCTACCGCTCCCTGCTCGACTTCCGGTTGGAACTGGGGCGCGTGACCGTGGTGACCGGCGGCAATGGCGTCGGGAAGTCCAACCTCTACCGTGCACTGGCGATGATGCAGCGGATGGCGGAGGGGAACTTCGCCGCGGCAATCGCGGCCGAGGGCGGCATGCCAAGCGTGGCCTGGGCGGGACAGCGGAAAAAGGACAAGCCGATCCGGGTGGAGTGGGAGCTGGAGCACGACTTCTTCCACTACACGATGGAGTGCGGATTGGTTCCCACTGTTCCCGGACAGGACACCGACTTCCGCACCGATCCGGATCTCAAACAAGAAAGCCTGCGCCTGCACCAGAAGGGCAAGGGACGGGAAGTCGCGCGTCGCAAGGGGCCCGCCGTGCAGCTCCGTAACCGCGAAGGGGTGTTCGAGTCTTCGCCGCTGCCGCTGCATGCACCGGAATCGATGCTCTCGGAAATCCGGGACGGGATTGAGTTCCCGGGACTTTCCGCGGCACGGGAGATCCTGCTGTCGTGGCGGTTCTACCACCAGTTCCGCACGGACCTGGATTCCATCCTCCGTCGTCCGCAGGTCGGCGCATGGTCACCGGTCTTGGCCCACGACGGAGCGAATCTCGCGGCGACCCTGCGCACCATCGTCGAGACTGGTCGCGGCGAACCATTGCGGGAGGCCGTGGAGCAGGGTTTCCCCGGCACCCGCTGGAGGACGCTCGATGCAAACGCGCGCTTTCAGCTCCAGATCCTGCGTCCGGGCCTGAAGCGCTGGATGGACGCCAGCGAGTTGTCCGATGGCACGCTGCGTTTTTTTTGCCTGTGCGCCGCGCTACTCACCCCGAAGCCGCCGCCACTGATCGTGCTCAATGAACCAGAGAACAGCCTGCATGCCGGACTGATGCCGGCACTCGCGGGATTGATTGCCGCCGTGCCGCCGGAGACCCAATTGATTGTCGTCACCCACTCCGAGGCCCTGGCCCGAGAGATCGGAGAGCGGACGGATTCCCGAAAAATCGACCTCATTAACCAAGACGGCGAAACCCGCCTCGCCGAGCACGCGGGTCCGCGCCGGGTGTGGACCTTCAGCGGACGCGATGAGGATGATGATTGA
- a CDS encoding D-hexose-6-phosphate mutarotase has protein sequence MSDLPACVRLTHPAENYPVLEIEHPSCRAKVALHGAHVMEWTPAGHEPVLYLSPKTGLKEGKAIRGGIPVCWPWFGPHPSDSTKPAHGFARGKFWKLLGCRDEGASVELRFGLKADEQTRALWPHEFEAIVEVRLGAELHVSLAAHNTGTEPWVETAALHTYLTISHVDEIEITGLNGATFLEKAGGLNVPGDQAGPVRIVGEVDRVYDSTADLVLRDDARVIHVHKHGSGSTVVWNPGPEKAATLGDLPLEDYPHFVCIEAANGPGAEVTVAPGAHHVLRTRITVERS, from the coding sequence ATGTCCGACCTTCCCGCTTGCGTCCGCCTGACCCACCCGGCCGAGAACTACCCGGTCCTGGAGATCGAACACCCGTCCTGCCGGGCGAAGGTGGCGCTGCACGGCGCGCACGTGATGGAGTGGACCCCGGCGGGCCACGAGCCGGTGCTCTACCTGAGCCCGAAGACCGGCCTCAAGGAGGGCAAGGCGATCCGCGGCGGCATCCCGGTGTGCTGGCCGTGGTTCGGTCCGCATCCGTCCGACTCCACCAAGCCCGCGCACGGCTTCGCCCGCGGGAAATTTTGGAAGCTGCTGGGCTGCCGGGACGAGGGCGCCTCGGTGGAGCTGCGGTTCGGCCTGAAAGCCGACGAGCAGACCCGCGCGCTGTGGCCGCACGAGTTCGAGGCGATCGTCGAAGTCCGCCTCGGCGCGGAGCTGCACGTTTCCCTCGCCGCCCACAACACCGGCACGGAGCCGTGGGTGGAAACGGCCGCCCTGCACACCTATCTCACCATCAGCCACGTCGATGAAATCGAGATCACCGGCCTGAACGGCGCGACGTTCCTTGAGAAAGCCGGCGGCCTGAACGTCCCCGGCGACCAAGCCGGTCCGGTGCGGATCGTCGGCGAGGTCGACCGTGTCTACGACTCCACCGCCGACCTGGTGCTGCGCGATGACGCGCGCGTGATCCACGTCCACAAGCACGGCAGCGGCTCGACGGTGGTGTGGAATCCCGGCCCGGAAAAGGCCGCCACGCTGGGCGACCTGCCGCTGGAGGACTATCCGCATTTCGTCTGCATCGAGGCGGCCAACGGCCCCGGCGCGGAGGTCACCGTGGCCCCCGGCGCCCACCACGTGCTGCGCACCCGGATCACGGTCGAGCGGTCTTGA
- a CDS encoding magnesium transporter yields MSEEAVASPEAPKPRATTVGELMSPPVGVFRRDMTVAETIESLREMTRAAFITYGYVTDADGKLEGVVVMRDLLLATPETKLGDIMLKDVFSLRESMPMPEALKAALAKHFPVYPICDDQGRLKGLVRGDSLFAEQVVEISAQAGSMVGVEKEERLATPIPRSLKLRHPWLQINLLTAFLAAAVVGCFEDTINRFVILAVFLPVMAGQSGNTGCQALAMSLRGMTLGDVKKGKERTLILKEMTLGLANGVLVGFTAGIGMFIYASMQKNAHPLLMGAIVMMAMTASCVISGLSGALIPLTLKRLGADPATASSIFLTTATDIASMGIFLSLAKMLVPVGA; encoded by the coding sequence ATGAGCGAGGAAGCCGTAGCCTCCCCCGAGGCCCCGAAGCCGCGTGCCACCACCGTGGGTGAACTGATGTCCCCGCCGGTGGGCGTGTTCCGGAGGGACATGACCGTGGCGGAGACGATCGAAAGCCTGCGCGAGATGACCCGCGCGGCCTTCATCACCTATGGCTACGTCACCGACGCGGACGGCAAACTGGAGGGCGTGGTGGTGATGCGGGACCTGCTGCTGGCCACCCCGGAAACGAAGCTCGGCGACATCATGCTCAAGGATGTCTTCTCGCTGCGCGAGTCGATGCCGATGCCCGAAGCGCTCAAGGCGGCGCTCGCGAAACATTTCCCGGTCTATCCGATCTGTGACGACCAGGGCCGCCTCAAGGGCTTGGTTCGCGGCGACAGTCTCTTCGCCGAACAGGTCGTGGAGATCAGCGCGCAGGCCGGTAGCATGGTGGGTGTGGAGAAGGAGGAACGCCTCGCCACGCCGATCCCGCGGAGCCTGAAACTCCGCCACCCGTGGCTCCAGATCAACCTGCTCACCGCCTTCCTCGCGGCGGCGGTGGTCGGCTGCTTCGAGGACACGATCAACCGTTTCGTCATCCTCGCCGTGTTCCTGCCGGTGATGGCCGGTCAGTCCGGCAACACCGGCTGCCAGGCGCTGGCGATGTCCCTGCGCGGCATGACGCTGGGCGACGTGAAGAAGGGCAAGGAGCGCACCCTGATCCTCAAGGAAATGACCCTCGGCCTCGCCAACGGCGTGCTGGTGGGGTTCACCGCCGGCATCGGCATGTTCATCTATGCCAGCATGCAGAAGAACGCCCACCCGCTGCTGATGGGGGCGATCGTGATGATGGCGATGACGGCGAGCTGCGTGATCAGCGGCCTGTCCGGCGCATTGATCCCGCTCACGCTGAAACGCCTCGGCGCGGACCCGGCCACGGCTTCCAGCATTTTCCTGACCACCGCCACGGACATCGCGAGCATGGGAATTTTCCTGTCGCTGGCGAAGATGCTGGTGCCTGTTGGCGCGTGA
- a CDS encoding hemolysin family protein, with protein sequence MSPWLPALAILFLIALNAFLSTVEIALVLCRESKLKAGDEGTEDALFLLRAPDNALSSSQAIVTLATVLTGAFASEGLAAPLAAAVSPLLHDAGWVAPLARVLVVPAVAGSVLLFGALVPKRIGLAHPEAVLRFTARTVRKWTAVFGPLARLFGQTADAITAVLRIKPAEVETVSEDDVKQIVREGGKSGALLPEESEMVEAVLGLDSLRVRELMTPRGDMVWLDAAAPVNHSFDLMLSSGHTRFPLHEGRRDNVLGVVFIQDVFIAQRTGGTVDLKALARPALLVPPTQPVIRLLETFRTSGSTFALVADEFGGISGIITMQDAVEAIIGDFQESPDAEPSVVERKDGSWLVDASLYFDEIVERFPDFPNEDEGARHYLTLNGFILQKLDHMPTTGETLEAGPYRIEVLDLDRNRVDKVLVTRMV encoded by the coding sequence ATGTCACCCTGGCTTCCCGCACTCGCCATCCTGTTCCTGATCGCTCTCAACGCCTTCCTCTCGACGGTCGAGATCGCGCTGGTGCTGTGCCGTGAATCGAAGCTGAAGGCCGGGGACGAAGGCACGGAGGACGCGCTGTTCCTGCTGCGCGCGCCGGACAACGCGCTTTCCTCGTCCCAGGCGATCGTGACGCTGGCCACGGTTCTAACAGGAGCCTTCGCCTCGGAAGGCCTGGCCGCGCCGCTGGCTGCCGCGGTGAGCCCGCTGCTCCACGACGCCGGTTGGGTGGCTCCGCTGGCCCGCGTGCTGGTGGTGCCCGCGGTGGCGGGCTCGGTGCTGCTGTTCGGCGCGCTGGTGCCGAAGCGGATCGGGCTGGCCCATCCAGAGGCGGTGCTGCGTTTCACGGCGAGGACGGTGCGGAAATGGACCGCCGTCTTCGGCCCGCTGGCCCGCTTGTTCGGCCAAACCGCGGACGCGATCACGGCGGTGCTGCGGATCAAGCCCGCGGAGGTGGAGACGGTGAGCGAGGACGACGTGAAGCAGATCGTCCGCGAGGGCGGCAAGAGCGGCGCGCTGCTGCCGGAGGAATCCGAAATGGTGGAAGCGGTGCTGGGGCTGGACAGCCTGCGCGTGCGCGAGCTGATGACGCCGCGGGGCGACATGGTGTGGCTGGATGCCGCCGCACCGGTGAACCACTCCTTCGACTTGATGCTGTCCAGCGGCCACACCCGCTTCCCGCTCCACGAGGGCCGCCGCGACAATGTGCTGGGCGTGGTCTTCATCCAGGACGTGTTCATTGCCCAGCGGACGGGCGGCACCGTGGACCTGAAGGCGCTGGCCCGCCCGGCGCTGCTGGTGCCTCCGACCCAACCGGTGATCCGGCTGCTCGAAACCTTCCGTACCTCCGGGTCCACCTTCGCGCTGGTGGCGGACGAGTTCGGTGGCATCAGCGGGATCATCACCATGCAGGACGCGGTGGAGGCGATCATCGGCGATTTCCAGGAATCCCCCGATGCGGAACCTTCCGTGGTGGAGCGCAAGGACGGCTCGTGGCTGGTGGACGCCTCGCTGTATTTCGACGAGATCGTCGAACGGTTCCCGGATTTCCCGAACGAGGACGAGGGCGCACGCCATTATCTGACGCTCAACGGTTTCATCCTTCAGAAACTCGATCACATGCCGACCACCGGCGAAACGCTGGAAGCCGGTCCCTACCGGATCGAAGTGCTCGATCTGGACCGCAACCGCGTCGACAAGGTGCTGGTGACACGGATGGTCTGA